The genomic interval GCCGCTTCGGATCTGCTTGATACGAACGTTACCCGATTCCGGAAGATTCTGCTTTTCCGTCTTCGCCGGCCCGCGTCGCGGGTGCCACACGAAAGTCCGCGCCATCAGGCCGTCGCTCCGGACGCCTGACGCGCCTTGGCACGTGACCGGTAGCCCAACGACGACGTCTCGACGCCACGCTCACGCGCGATCTGCTCGACGGTCGTCAGCTGCTGGAGTCCCTGCATTGCCGCGCGAACCATGTTGTGCGGGTTGGTCGAACCGAGGCTCTTGGTGAGGATGTCCGAGATGCCGGCGCATTCCATGATCGCGCGAACCGCTCCGCCGGCGATCACACCGGCACCCGGCGCGGCCGGCTTCATTAGTACCCGACCGGCTCCGTGTGATCCAACGACTTCGTGCGGGATCGTGCTGCCGGTCAACGGGACGGCCACCATGTTTCGGCGGGCCGCGTCGACCGCCTTGCGGACGGCTTCCGAGACCTCGTTCGCCTTTCCCGACGCGAAACCGACTTTCCCCTGCCCGTCGCCGACGGCCACGAGCGCGTTGAACGAGAAGCGCCGGCCGCCTTTCACGACCTTGGCGACACGGTTGATCGCGATCACGTTCTCGACAAGATCGCTGCCTTCCCCTCCGCGTCCGCGCTCGTCGCCATGACGCCCGCCGCCTTCACGGCCGCCGCGAGCTCCACGGTCGCCGCCCCCACGATCGCCGCCGCCCCCTCCCCCTCCGGGGCCGCCACCACCGCCGGGACCGCCGCGACCGCGCCCGCCGCCCGGGCCACCGCCCGGACCACGTCCGCCGCCGCCGCGCCCACCGCGGCCACCACCGCCGCCTCGGCCACCGCCGCCACCGCGGCCGCTCCGGGCGCTGCCGCCGCCGCTGCGCGCGCTACCACCCCCGCCCGCGCCACCGCCGCCACCGCCGCCCTGGCCCTGCGGAGCGCCGCCGCCTGATGCTCTCTGAGTGTTTTCCATTATTAGAACTCCAAACCGCCCTCGCGGGCGCCGTCGGCCACGGCCTTGACGCGGCCGTGGAACTTGTAACCCGCGCGATCGAACACGACCTTGCTGATGCCGGCGTCTTTCGCTTTGGCGGCGACCCGCTTGCCGACCTCGAGCGATTTTGCCGTCTTCTTACCCGTCTCCAGCTCCGTGCTCGACACGGTCATCAGCGTGCGGCGCGAGACGTCGTCCACGAGCTGCGCGGTGATGTGCTTGAGCGAGCGGAACACGACGAGGCGCGGGCGCTCCGGCGTGCCGGTGACCTTCTTCCGAACGCGGAGGTGGCGGCGATGCCGCTTCTCCTCACGCGACTTTCCGAACGTTGGCATGATTACTTGGCTCCCGTCTTACCGGCCTTGCGACGAACGACTTCGTCGGAGTAGCGAATTCCCTTGCCCTTGTATGGCTCCGGCGGACGCAGACCGCGCAACTCGGCCGCGACCTGACCGACGAGCGCCTTGTCGGCGCCGTCGATGATGATCTGCGTCGGCTGCGGCGCGGTGAGCTTGATGCCTGCGGGCGCCTTGTACTCGATCTGGTGCGAGAAGCCGAGGGCGAGCTGCAAGCCGTACGGCCGCTGCTCCGCCTTGTAGCCGACGCCCGTGATCTCGAGCTGCTTGCGATATCCCTTCGTCACGCCGTCCATCATGTTGTGGATGAGCGAGCGTGTGAGTCCGTGCAACGCCTTGTGATTCGTCTCGTCCGACGCGCGCTTCACGTTGAGGTCCGCGTCCGTCTTCTCGACGGTGATGCCCGACGGCAGCCGGTGCGCGAGCTCGCCTTTGGGGCCTTTGACCTTCACCGTGTTGCCTTCGACGGCGACCGTGACCCCGCTGGGAATCGCCACGGGCAGCTTTCCGATTCGTGACATGAGGATTCTCCTACCACACCATCGCGACGAGCTCGCCGCCGGTGCGCGCCTGCCGCGCCTCACGGTCGGACATCAAGCCCTTGTTCGTGCTCAGGATCGCCAGGCCAAGCCCGTTGCGGACGCGCGGGATCTCGCCGGCGCCGACGTAGCGGCGCAGACCGGGCGTCGACACGCGCTGCAGCTCGCGGATGACGGGCTGTCCGCCGGCGTACTTGAGCCGGACGCGCAGCACCTGCCGTCCCTCGTCGGTCTGGAGCGTCGAATAATCCTGAATGTAGTTGTTCTCCTTCAGGATCCGGGCGATCTCGGTC from Gemmatimonadaceae bacterium carries:
- the rplR gene encoding 50S ribosomal protein L18; translation: MPTFGKSREEKRHRRHLRVRKKVTGTPERPRLVVFRSLKHITAQLVDDVSRRTLMTVSSTELETGKKTAKSLEVGKRVAAKAKDAGISKVVFDRAGYKFHGRVKAVADGAREGGLEF
- the rplF gene encoding 50S ribosomal protein L6 — its product is MSRIGKLPVAIPSGVTVAVEGNTVKVKGPKGELAHRLPSGITVEKTDADLNVKRASDETNHKALHGLTRSLIHNMMDGVTKGYRKQLEITGVGYKAEQRPYGLQLALGFSHQIEYKAPAGIKLTAPQPTQIIIDGADKALVGQVAAELRGLRPPEPYKGKGIRYSDEVVRRKAGKTGAK
- the rpsH gene encoding 30S ribosomal protein S8, with product MSMTDPIADMLTRIRNACGSKHRRVDIPVSKMKTEIARILKENNYIQDYSTLQTDEGRQVLRVRLKYAGGQPVIRELQRVSTPGLRRYVGAGEIPRVRNGLGLAILSTNKGLMSDREARQARTGGELVAMVW